Proteins encoded by one window of Halosolutus amylolyticus:
- a CDS encoding pro-sigmaK processing inhibitor BofA family protein codes for MVTGIEILLLVLVLAFVLGASTIIETVRPFIVNAVVGLLVLFLAQVVFGLSVAVTPIALVIVAIGGVPGSVLVILLSLFGIAFVP; via the coding sequence ATGGTTACCGGAATCGAAATCCTTCTGCTGGTTCTGGTCCTCGCGTTCGTGCTCGGGGCCTCGACCATCATCGAGACCGTCCGCCCCTTCATCGTCAACGCGGTCGTCGGCCTGCTGGTGCTGTTTCTCGCACAGGTGGTCTTCGGCCTCTCGGTCGCCGTCACCCCGATCGCGCTCGTGATCGTCGCGATCGGTGGCGTCCCCGGCTCGGTGCTGGTGATCCTCCTGTCGCTGTTCGGGATCGCGTTCGTCCCCTGA
- a CDS encoding alpha/beta fold hydrolase, producing the protein MCRCNRKAVAVALELTYSSPYDAIDRPGTAIAGGVPARRRTVKTIECSVGDMNADGQVPRNESLSPADWPTAAERRYAELQIALADEYGVEIESRVVDTDDAGRVHYLEAGDPAGEPVLLLHGSSTSGATWLPMVPALADEYRLLLPDRPGRGLSAAPSYRDRELRSFLATYLVDLLDDLDVERPHVVGNSLGGLQAFLLALDHDRVDRLCLVGGPGGVTREFPLSFRLLTVRGVNRLLFWLAGRGDPVETTRERIANGIVGDPSAITETDYELWAANDEIPGNATSQRSYSTTAGSFTRMHPIFDISDEIVTIDRPTCFVWGSADALFAPEIGRPIAERMADASVHVLDGHGHVPFLEPGDETGTIVRAFLDGE; encoded by the coding sequence ATGTGCCGGTGCAACCGCAAGGCGGTCGCGGTCGCACTGGAACTGACGTACAGTAGTCCGTACGACGCGATCGATCGGCCGGGGACCGCGATCGCCGGCGGCGTCCCCGCGCGACGACGTACTGTTAAGACGATCGAGTGCAGTGTCGGTGATATGAACGCCGACGGACAGGTCCCGCGGAACGAATCGCTGTCGCCGGCCGACTGGCCCACGGCGGCGGAACGACGCTACGCCGAGTTACAGATCGCGCTGGCGGACGAGTACGGCGTCGAGATCGAGTCGCGGGTCGTCGACACCGACGACGCCGGTCGCGTGCACTATCTCGAGGCCGGGGATCCCGCCGGCGAACCGGTCCTGTTGCTTCACGGCAGTTCCACGTCCGGTGCGACGTGGCTGCCGATGGTGCCCGCGCTCGCCGACGAGTATCGCCTCCTCCTCCCCGACAGGCCGGGCCGCGGGCTGTCCGCCGCGCCGAGCTATCGCGATCGGGAGCTCCGATCGTTCCTCGCGACGTACCTGGTCGACCTCCTCGACGACCTGGACGTGGAGCGACCGCACGTCGTCGGCAATTCGCTCGGCGGACTGCAGGCGTTCCTGCTCGCGCTCGATCACGACCGCGTCGATCGGCTCTGTCTCGTCGGGGGACCCGGCGGCGTGACCCGCGAGTTCCCCCTGAGCTTCCGACTGCTGACGGTCCGGGGGGTCAACCGCCTCCTCTTCTGGCTGGCGGGGCGCGGCGATCCGGTCGAGACCACGAGAGAGCGGATCGCGAACGGCATCGTCGGGGATCCGTCGGCGATCACGGAGACCGACTACGAACTCTGGGCGGCCAACGACGAGATTCCGGGGAACGCGACGAGCCAGCGCTCGTACTCCACGACGGCCGGGTCGTTCACCCGCATGCACCCGATCTTCGACATCAGCGACGAGATCGTCACCATCGATCGGCCGACGTGTTTCGTCTGGGGGAGTGCGGACGCGTTGTTCGCTCCCGAGATCGGCCGACCGATCGCCGAACGGATGGCCGACGCGTCGGTTCACGTCCTCGACGGCCACGGCCACGTCCCGTTCCTGGAACCCGGTGACGAGACCGGGACGATCGTTCGGGCGTTCCTCGACGGCGAGTAA